In Drechmeria coniospora strain ARSEF 6962 chromosome 03, whole genome shotgun sequence, the DNA window CACTACGTTCATTGAACGTGGTTTTGTATTTTTCGTCTGTAAGCCAACGATAACGAACCCTAACGCATTCTTTCGGCTCTGCTGTTTCCCATACTCGTCTCTGCTGTTTCCCATACCGTCACCTTAAAGGCCACGCTCTTGACACTCTGTACCCCATTTGTCACAGTTCGAAGCCGGCCGTGTCAACACCATACGGCGCGGTAAAGGCAACGGTGGAAGGGacagcatcatcgtcgtcgacggtatCTTGCCCGCCAGGAACGTGCTAGACATGATGGCTGTCAGGCAGCAGTGAGTGCATGATTGTATTCTCGCATCAGCATAGCTCCAAGGCGTGCGTGTAGTGGGTTGCAATGGCAACATTGCTTCAAAGGAACCTCTGACTATGTAGGCTCCTCGGCTGTCATCGGGTCATTCTTATGGGCCTCGGGGATAAACGAGAATATCGAAGAGTATGGAAAACGTGTTGGGCAGCTTCGCGAGAGTATCCTTGGTCTAGGTTTCGTTCCATCAGGGATGGATTGATCCTCCGTCGGCATCGCTACCTTTGGCAGCCTCTGTTAGCTCTTCCGTACGTATAACCTAATGGAGTCTCGGCATGAACGGAGAGTCGACGAACTGGGAGAAGCCGGATGGGCCTGCATCGTAGAGGATCCCGCGAGCCATTCacatccaccaccaccgcttCGAGCTTTGGGATTGCAAACCCTGTAGCTTGTCGGAAAATGTCCGGTGCTGTTGCTCCGTCAAACCGCTCCGTGCCGCTTCCAGCACTTTCATGTGTTCCTTCTTGAGCtcctcgaagccggcgtcgagctctTTGTGCCACGGGTAGAGGACAAACACCTGGAAGCCCAGGGCCGAGCTCGCGACGAGGAAGTTGGTGAGAGAGATGGCCCGCGTGACTATCATGGCGTCTCGATCTCGTACGAGGTGCGTGGAATGAGAAGGGATCAAGGATATGGGACAGAGGGACTCGTCTGCCGGGTTGATCGAAGCCGTCTTTGCTGGCACAAGGGGTGAAAGGAGGACAAGAAGATTGGGttggcggtggcgaggaagGCAATGGTGTAATTCCAGGCAGCAAACGAGAACGGCATCGGagcagcacatgcacttgtatttatttgtacctgtacaggTGCAGTACTGATACTtgcatctacatgtacacttgcatgAGGTATTCTCGGCTCTCCGCCATGTGTTTGCGCCACCCGGAACCGGTTAAAGCCGTCGTTATTACCGGCCAGCAGGTGAATGCTTAGTAGCCATGGGGCACTGTAGGAGCACTGAagactgtactgtaagcacagcacagtgcaagtacagcgtGCTGTTCTCCacaagtacaggcaagtgcaggtactttGCATACTAAGCCAGTATCAACATgagtactacctagtagcaATTCTCGGTTCGCACTGTACCCCCTACGCAAGTACACCGGCGTCATCTCcatgtactccctacagTGGCTCgaaggtacatgtacagcaggAGTACGAGGACACCCTCTTGCGCGGGTACCAGCGACCATAACGGGCCCATGTATCGGTACATCATCGCAGCTACAAGTCGCGGCGAAGGAACAGGTCACAGTTCAAGGTTGGTGTTGCGATGCATGTTCTTGAAATCAGGCCACTTTCTCCCCTTTCCTTCGGCTGAGGGGAAAACGTCGGTCGCTCCACCGCCGAGGGAAGAAAGTCGCCCGAGGTCCTCGCATCTGGCATTCCCTGATGAATAACCGATGCTTCCTCTCCGTCTCGCCTTTTCCAACCACCACCGCAACACCACGAACCAACCCATTtcacaagtattattacttgtatctCAACTCATCAAACTGGCTCGCATCCATGGCATGAgctgcatcgtcgacatcgcaGTCCTCGGCGCTGTATATGGATTCAGATCTCAGCAGCATGGCCCGAGGTCTATTGCAAATGGACGATTCGACGAGGTGATGCGTCCAATCATGCCATTGCTTCATCGGCATTGTCATTGCTCTTGGCTCGCTCACCATGGCATCACATCGTTTATCGTTTCATCATTAGCATCTGCTGACAGCGAGTGTGTGTGTGTCACCCTCTCTCGGCTCCATGATGCTGCCCATCTAGCCATGAATGGCTACCACGGACTCTGTGCTGGGAaactcgccgccgtccgaggcGCGGCGGCCGTTGCCTTTCGTGCCTGagccagctcggcgtcgacatccCACGTCTGCAGAATGTCACCGACTTCGTCAAAAATATCCACCACCTCGTCCCTTGGTTCCTCGAGTTCGCGGCCCGCAGGCTCCTGATCCAGtgccatctcctcgtcctcgtcgcccgcggCATGGTCCGTCTCGTCGTGCGCCTCATCGGCCGCCAAGAACCTCTCCGCCATGGCTCGCAACCCAGGGCTTTGCCGAACTTGCTGCGATGCTGTCGACAAGAGCCTCCGTCGCAGGCCATCTGTTCGGCTAGCCACGGCGGCAAAGTGTTTGCCGAACTTggcgtcgtccgtcgtcggcagcaacCTGACGGCCGTTTCGGGCGGCGGGGAAGACGGACGGACCGTTctaggcggcggcgtcgactgcTGCTTCGTCTCGCCTTGCCCTTCCATTTTGCACTCTCGGTCATCCGGCAGTGCCCAGGATACTCGATGATTGGGTCTTGATTTGCTCCACGGGCCCTTTAGAGCTGAAGGATGACCAGTCCCACGCTTTCGTTGTCGACTCGTCTCGCCACCGCCATGCCCTCGTGATGATGACATGAATGCGGCAAATGTCTGGACTGCGAATTGGGGCTCGAGTGTTGATGGTGCCGTCGTGAGCCGCGATGTTGGCACAGGCGTTGAGATGAGGGGGGTTGGggccgcgtcctcggcctccgcACCAAGGTCGGCACAATTCGACCACGGTCTCGGCGTTTGGCATGGTATCCGAAGGTGGGATTCATCTTCAGTCGGTAAGGAGCCATGCGCCGGGTCACCAGCATCCACCTTCTGGGAGGCGGTCGGTGCCAACAGCAGATGCTGCATTGGCATCTTTGTCCAGGGGCTCTGTTGCGATTCCGTGATGCGCACCTCTCCGTCACATGCGGATgctgccgcggccgagatgcTGGGCACCACAACGGGCTCAGGGGAGCCGTCTTGAGACCCGTCTCTAGCAATGACGCCATGGTCTTCCAGTTGCGCCGGGTTCTTTTGGGCCACTTGACCCTTGACCTCTGGTTCGTCGGCGTCACCTGCTCTCTCGAGAGGAGCAACCTGGGTTGTTGCTTCTACTTGGTCAGACGGTGCTTTCAAGCAGTCGGATGCACTGCTCGTTGAACTGATTCTGTTCTCCGCATCGTCTGGCATACCATCGAGGGCTTGGGTACTCGGTGTCGTCCCTGCCGTCAACCGTGATGGCGTAGCCCAGGGGCTTGAGGGAACGAGACGGTGGAGTATTCTTCTGAGCGAGAATTCGTCGTTGGGCTTCGTCGTCAAAATTCCCGTGCTCGTATCGCCCTCGATGCCAACCACAGCTTTCTCCGAGTTGTGGGCAAAGGTCGAAACATGGTGGGTTTCAATTTCGCCCGGTCCCTTCGTGGCTGGTGTTGGGGGAGTAGAATCATGTTGGCTCTGCAAATCCGTTGCAGTttccgacggcgccgccaatACAGGTCCGGCGCCGGGCGAATCTCTCTCCTCTGTTGCGGGAATGGAGCCATCTGTTGCGTCCACGTCATCTTCGGGCCATGGCTCTTCAGCAAAGCCGGCTACCTCTCCATCGGCATGGTCGTCGAGAGTTTGTCGCATTTCGAGGCACAAGGTTGGATCACTGTCTTCAGCCTTCTCTGTCTTGTCATCATCAGAAGCTTTATTCGCGACCAACTTGGCGCGATGTCTTGATCCAATCGGCGAGGTTTGGGTCCCGCCAAATGGAAAACGGTCTCGTTTGCCCGCCTCCATCCTGGTGGTCCGCCGAGGCTGAGAGACGGGCGATGACAGCGTCGCGGCTGCAGCCTGATTCTTGTTCAGTTCGTCCTCGGATCCATTGGCCTGCAGCTTGGATGGCCTCCACCCGTCTCCCCGCGGAGACCTGCGTTTCGGGGTGAAAAATACTCGATTTTCATACGCCGCAAACGATGAGCGTGGAGTCGATGCCACGAGCTCGTCTTGGTCGTCCGAGTTCTCCGCCGAGCCGTCCTGCAATGTACCAGCTTGCCCGACAACGGGGAATAGTTGCGGGTTTGAACATCGGCGAGAAAGGGGTGATTTGGAAAGACTTCGAGTGCCCGAATCCACCTTTCTCTTCTTGCCCGTGGCCCGTTTCAACCAGTCGGCATCCCCTGCCCGTCTCTTCCTCGCTGGGACGGATGTCGGGGTCATGGATGTTTCCCACATAGCATCATGCGAcgggctcgagctcgagggtTTCGCCGTCTTCTGCCATTGTTGCACCGTGGCTGGCCTACCATATTTTTGCGGCAATGAATGTGcttcgccgagggcgacctGCTTAAGGCTCTCGGGGCTGGGAAAGTGACGCTCGACACCGTCTTCGGCACCATTTTCAGCCGGCTGCGTTTCGTATTCTGACTGAAGCGAGCGGTGCGTTTTGGAGGCGTATCCGCCAAAGGACGTCGGTTGCTTGCTCCGCCAGGGGTTGGACCAGCCAGACGTGCCATCAAAGGGACCGCACAGCAAGGCAGAAAAGAGAAAGGGCACGTCTCCGTTGAGGAACCGCCTGGCTGCCGCTTCTATTCTGCTCCGGCTCTGTGCCTGTCTCGCCGCAGCATCACCATCGTCCGAGTCCTCGTGATGAGCGCCCTCGGCGTGACAAACTGCCTCGCAGTGGATAGAATCGTCGCCCCTCACCAGGTCCGCCGTCGAGtttgccgccgtcatggcgacTGGTTGTTTGATACTTTGGAGGAGCGGAGTGCGGCAGATGGAGGCCACGAGGGGCGGGGAAAGGTCATCGGTACGGAGGACAGAGTAATGGTGCTTGGATTGCCAGCAAAGTAATGTAtggaatacggagtagagtgTGTCGAGTATGTGCGGCCGCTAAAGCTAGCCGTCACAGCTTGGTGCATGTTGAAATTAGGTGCCTGGGATTCGCGTGACGCGTGCGCGACGGCACGTGACGCCGCGTAAATCTGCACACTCCAACATCCTTTTCAAAAGGTGCAAGGATAGCCAGGCCTTGCGTTTGCAGCGACGGggcagtaggtgtacagtactccgtattactcggTATTTAATTAcatatacttgtacaagcagatgtaaatgtacttgtgcttagAGTATTATATGCACATGTAAAAGTACAAAGTTTTTAAGTAATACcagattattgttaccgacTCAATTACTACGCTACAGTAGTTTCGCATACAAGTGCttcaactacagtacagagcactTACGTATTCGTGAGGCACCCTGAACGAGTCCCGTTTTTTTCACACGAGGCTGAACTTGAAGACGCAGGCGAATCACCATCGCCTGCAtcaccggcatcggcgccgagaGGCTGTTGTATCATGAAGAACGTCAGAAGCGCCTGTgcctgcgcctgcgcctgcgcctGTGCCTGCGCTTGTGCCTGCGCCTGTGCCTGCGCTTGTGCCTGCTCCTGTGCCTGCGCTTGTGCCTGCGCCTGTGCCTATtgttggtgctgctgctccaATTGTTCCATGGGCCAATCGAAATACTGTTCTTGACGCCCTTAGCGCCTGGGCGATCCAGCTTCGGTCAGGCTATGCATggtactacttgtacagtatgtgccACAGCAGGCAACGTTGACTTTCTTCTTTTCCTACCCGGAAAATCAGCACTCATAGACCTATTCCGTCCAAGGTATTCCTTTTGCATTCAGGCCGTCTCTAAGCAAGGAAATCTTGCTCCTCGTCGTATGAGCCGATTGGCCAAATGACGGTGCCTTGTAGCATTAAGCGATAAAATCCATTGAAGAAATCGACACGACTGAATCGAATCTGGAATTCGTACGAGTTTAGTCCACGGAGTCAACCGCATGCAACCACATGTACACGCTAataacatgtacttactcccaGTATCACGTTATTATCATGTACTCACTTCCAGTATAATTAAATAATACCTTGCTCGTACATGCCCTCCCTCAAGAGCCAACAGTAGGGTGCAAAGTGTAACCTGAAACGGACTAGTTGGCACAGCAACAGCCGGCCCAATCGTTCGTCGTATTGTTGTGGTTGTTCCCGAATCGGCTAGCGCCATGCTGTCCAACGCGCAGTGCAAAGTCGCGACgttacgtacatgtacagcacggTACTTTCTGCATCACTCACCGTGAATAcctacctgcaagtacttacagtacttgtacttacggagtactgtacttcctTGCACTACGCTCGATGAACTggtatattattattaattattaGCTCCTCTGCCTGATGCGAGACCTGCTTTCGACTCGAGCCTGGGCATCGTTCCATCGACATCTCACCGCATTTTTCCACCACCCGCTCAACTCCCTTATTCCATAGGCACATGCTCCATTTACTATCTCGAATCAAGTGGCCCGATTTTTATTATTCCACGGAATATTGACTTGGACGCCGGAACGGAGTGGGAAAACTCCATCGCGGCCACCTCACCATCATCTCATCCATCCGTCAGCCCTCCGCATCGAATGGCATCCCAGTGAAGCGGCATTTTAATCGGTTCCCGCCGTCGCGACCATGGATCATGCCTGGCTGGACTCGTTGTCCGAGGACTGGGTCTCCGAGCGCGGCGACTCTTCGGCGGACAAGCTGCCACCTCTCGAATTCAGCGACCCCATCGAGtccacgccgtcgaggcagcGCCAGAGTCGAATCCCTCGCCGGACGCCGAAATCAAAGGCTtcgacatcgtcgacgccgagcagcagccCGTATGTCTTGGGCGAGAGGAGCGCCAACGACATCAACATCTCGAGCCGACGTCTGCGTTCCGCCCTGTCGCGGGAGATCAAGCTCGACGAACCGGGGCAGTCCATGCCAACCACCGCCAACGGCTCCGTCATCCGCAATAGCAGCCATCACCGTGTGTCGTCGagccgagggagggagacGCCCGAGTGGAAGCGACGATTGGTCCAAGGCAAGCTAGCGTACGGCGAGCAACGAGACCTcttctcctccgccgccgcgggctTACAGGACATGTTCAAGCCGCCtcccgcggccgacggcacggtTGGTCATGCCGATGCGACGCTGCCTTCGAGTCCACCCATCGACGCTCTCACCGATGACCTCGCAGATTTGGAGCGGTACattgacgtcgacgatgacgaggacagTCGCGAAATTGTGTCGCCGAGTCCCAGCCCTCGGCGGAGGCAACGCGGTGTCCAGTATCTACCAAACGACGAATCCATCTCCAGCCCCTCTCAGGTCAATGGTGCGCGACGAGGTAGCGATTCATCGAGGCAGCAGCCACGGGACCGACCTGGGGCGCGTCGAGTCGATGGCCCCTTGACGGTACCGCACGACACCGCAGCCACCTCGAGAAAGACGAGCGGCCGCAGCGACACGCGCAACGAAGAGTTCAGCCCCATCATGATTGGAAAGCACAGCACCGAGGGTGGAAAGGTTGACTTTGCACACATCGAAGTGCCGGTGGAGCAGCTGTGGCAAAAACTGGAACGTCTGCGAATCAACCAGATGCTCTCGGACGAATCGCGAGCCGATGTCGACAACGCATTCTCCAATGGCCCGGACGCGCTCGACGAAGAGAGCCTCGTTCATGCCGAAACTTCCAACGAATACCCCCGAAAGGAGGCGGTTGCCAACCTGCAGCTCGACGGACCGTCGCGAGGTGACTCGTTCCGCCATGGTGGGTTGCCTTCGGATATTGGCGTGGATTCGTCCGAGATGCTGCCTGAAGAGTCTCTCCAGGCGAGCACCCCAAAGCAGTTTCCCTCGGTTAGCGTTCAGGGGAGAACGGCCGCCCCGACGCTGCATCTCTCGCCCAGCCCTGCCTTGCCGAGGGCTCCCTTTCCGAGCCCCGAAAAGCGACAGGCGAGAGAGTCCCACAAGGCCAACGGCAGCCCGTTGAAGCTCTTTGGTCCCTACGATACCTTTACGAATCAGACTTTGCTTCGACGCATAAGCCAGTTTGAGGACGCGTCCGGGGGAACCTCTCGACAGTCATCGCACGCAATTGAGGTCCAAAACTCGCCTCCGTCTCAGCACCGACCAAATCTGGACGCGCTGCCCAACTCCACCGCCATCAGTCGATTCGGCGGCGGGGATCTGGACGGCTACGAATTCCCCGGTGACGTTTCGTATGAGTCGACGGGCAACTGGGAGGCTGTCGACAAGGAAAATGTTGAACCGACGTCGCCACTCCGTACCCGCCCGTCATTTAATCCCCTGCAAGGGCAATCGCCAAACAACGACGCAGACCTTTACGTTCGGAGAAGGCGAAACACCGGGTCGACGCAAACGCGATCCTCGATTTCCATTCCAAGCaatcaccaccaccaccaagcCATTGCTCTTCCCAACAATGCTCCCCTGCCCGCCCTCACGCCGAAGCGAGACGGCGACTCGGAAGGAAAGCGACCTCGCACGTCACCATCCAAGGACCCGACGCCCAAAAGACGACGGACGCTGCATCGATCGGACGTTGCCTTTGGTCGTGAGGATCGGCTGGCCACGCTCGACTCTGCCCATCGCCAGATGCAGGTGGCCATAAGCAAGAAGCGCAAGGATGCAAGACCCGGAAAGTCCGAGATGGCCGACGCCAGCCTTCTCGCCATGCGGTCAATGCTTTGGCCGCAAAATTCGACGCCTGCCTCGAGGCAAACGCCATCCCCTGTACATTTGCAAATACGCGCCATACAGAACGAGAATGGGAGCCGCCATGACGACGTATCGGAGACGGAGAGGAAGCCTTCGATAATAACGCAAGACTTCATCGACCAGGCAGCGCAGATCATGGCCATGATTCGAAACCAGGTACGGCCAAGGTTGGCGAGCCTCGAGGAATCGGAAAACGAAGGCGGCGAAGCGAGACACCAGCACATGATGGATGACTCTAGCGACGAGTCCACGGATGAACCATTTTCTCGACCACCGAGCCGCGAGGGAAATAGGTGGACGAATGTTGCACCGAGCCGTCATGACCCAGAAATTATCAGTCGGCTCAAGAAATACCAAGAGCGTAGCGATGTGGATGATATTCACTCTTCGTCCCTGCGGCCCATGGGACGGCCAAGTGACGACGACCTTGACGATGGGGAGCAATCCGTACAGAATTATCAAGTCCACGGGGGGGCGCTTCACGTTACCGACGACATTGTCAGCGACCTTCCGAATGTTCGAATCACGTCGGCGGGTGGCCAGGACAGTGGTCTGTGGAGTCCTGGCAAGGATTTTCCGTCCAACGCCTCCAGTCGATCTTTTAGCAGAAACTATCCCACCACATCCTCCCGGGGTTCGGAGTATCGAAGGACCATCATGCCCGAGAGCGTCTCGCACTTGATTCCAGACAGGGTCGGGGGTATGTTCCTAGACAGGCAGAACAAGATTTGGGTCAGGAGAAAAGGGTCCGGGTCCACGGCGGTGTCGGATGTTCCGCCTCCTGCAGAGGATACGGAGGATGACCCGTTTGCGAGCATCTCGGATCTGTCCGTCGACATGACGAGAGAGTTGCAGAACCTCAAGGTTGGGGTTGCGAAAGGGGTTCCTGCCGGTGAGGCCGAGCTGCACAGCGTGTCGCAAAGCACATCAGGTGCCGCCAGGAGACCCAGCAGGAGATATACGACTCTTTCGCCAAAGGACCGTCCAGGCCCGCACATGGCTGCGCTCGCAAGAGAAGAGCTGTTCAAGTTGGGAGACCGAGCCTCGACAACGTCGAAAATGTCGCCTGGGGCGGAGCGAGACACGAGCCCTCGAGACGTCAACACCAACGCCGCATCCTCATCCGCGCGTCGACGCCTCACCATCTCTTTTTCGTCACCAGTCGCTTCGGTCATACACGATGTCGTGACCGACGATTTGGACCCTCTCGACTttggcgatgatgatgacaaTTCCCAGCCTGGGCTTGTCAAGACTGCGCGCAGAAACAGCTTGCAGGTTTCCACACGCACCGGCAGCTACGGGCAGGGTCGTCTGTCGTCGGCTCGCGGGCCAGAATTTGTGCCGCGGCCCGTGTCCCGCATCGATGAACAGGACGAGGAGAGTACGGTGGAGATTCAGGCAGACGAGGATCGTCAGATCAGTATTATCGGCGACAATAGCGTCGTGAGCCATCGGACGCCTCACGTACGACACGCCAGCCTGAACTTTGTCATCGGCCACAGCCCGAACAGCGTCGGGCCCCTATCTTTCCAGCCGGAGGAGAGTGCGATTATTGGCCGCAACGTTGGCAAGCTGTCGCTGAGCCCCCTGTCGGAGTTTACCGTCAACAACGCAGACCAGTCGTTCGGATTCGAGGTCAGCTACGTCATGGGCCACCGACGCATGGCAACGGGCGATGGCTCCAAGAAGGTCATGTCCATGACAATACGAGACCTCGTGGACAAGCTCAGCGAAGTCGAGCCCTTTGAGCCGTTCTGGGAGGACATGACGGAGCTCGACCTGCAGGACAAGCAGCTGGCGAGCCTGCACATGCTGGACGAGTTTTGCGGCAGGGTGGTGACGTTGGATGCGTCCAAGAACAAGCTCAATCATCTCGAGGGTctcccgtcgtcggtgcggcAGCTCAAGGTGGCCCAGAACATGCTGACGGAGCTCACGTCGTGGGATCACCTCTTGAACCTGCAGTACGTGGACATTTCGGGCAACGAGATCAAGAGCCTGTCGGCGTTGAAGAATCTGGTGCACCTGCGTAGCGTGAGGGCCGACGACAATCAGCTGACGGGGCTGGACGGATTGGACTGCCACGACGGGCTGCTCTCGCTGCGGGCTCGCAACAA includes these proteins:
- a CDS encoding conserved leucine-rich repeat protein; the protein is MDHAWLDSLSEDWVSERGDSSADKLPPLEFSDPIESTPSRQRQSRIPRRTPKSKASTSSTPSSSPYVLGERSANDINISSRRLRSALSREIKLDEPGQSMPTTANGSVIRNSSHHRVSSSRGRETPEWKRRLVQGKLAYGEQRDLFSSAAAGLQDMFKPPPAADGTVGHADATLPSSPPIDALTDDLADLERYIDVDDDEDSREIVSPSPSPRRRQRGVQYLPNDESISSPSQVNGARRGSDSSRQQPRDRPGARRVDGPLTVPHDTAATSRKTSGRSDTRNEEFSPIMIGKHSTEGGKVDFAHIEVPVEQLWQKLERLRINQMLSDESRADVDNAFSNGPDALDEESLVHAETSNEYPRKEAVANLQLDGPSRGDSFRHGGLPSDIGVDSSEMLPEESLQASTPKQFPSVSVQGRTAAPTLHLSPSPALPRAPFPSPEKRQARESHKANGSPLKLFGPYDTFTNQTLLRRISQFEDASGGTSRQSSHAIEVQNSPPSQHRPNLDALPNSTAISRFGGGDLDGYEFPGDVSYESTGNWEAVDKENVEPTSPLRTRPSFNPLQGQSPNNDADLYVRRRRNTGSTQTRSSISIPSNHHHHQAIALPNNAPLPALTPKRDGDSEGKRPRTSPSKDPTPKRRRTLHRSDVAFGREDRLATLDSAHRQMQVAISKKRKDARPGKSEMADASLLAMRSMLWPQNSTPASRQTPSPVHLQIRAIQNENGSRHDDVSETERKPSIITQDFIDQAAQIMAMIRNQVRPRLASLEESENEGGEARHQHMMDDSSDESTDEPFSRPPSREGNRWTNVAPSRHDPEIISRLKKYQERSDVDDIHSSSLRPMGRPSDDDLDDGEQSVQNYQVHGGALHVTDDIVSDLPNVRITSAGGQDSGLWSPGKDFPSNASSRSFSRNYPTTSSRGSEYRRTIMPESVSHLIPDRVGGMFLDRQNKIWVRRKGSGSTAVSDVPPPAEDTEDDPFASISDLSVDMTRELQNLKVGVAKGVPAGEAELHSVSQSTSGAARRPSRRYTTLSPKDRPGPHMAALAREELFKLGDRASTTSKMSPGAERDTSPRDVNTNAASSSARRRLTISFSSPVASVIHDVVTDDLDPLDFGDDDDNSQPGLVKTARRNSLQVSTRTGSYGQGRLSSARGPEFVPRPVSRIDEQDEESTVEIQADEDRQISIIGDNSVVSHRTPHVRHASLNFVIGHSPNSVGPLSFQPEESAIIGRNVGKLSLSPLSEFTVNNADQSFGFEVSYVMGHRRMATGDGSKKVMSMTIRDLVDKLSEVEPFEPFWEDMTELDLQDKQLASLHMLDEFCGRVVTLDASKNKLNHLEGLPSSVRQLKVAQNMLTELTSWDHLLNLQYVDISGNEIKSLSALKNLVHLRSVRADDNQLTGLDGLDCHDGLLSLRARNNLIEHVDFSTAMFERLTELDLEGNSIVSVQNLELLPALSRLGLKRNRLRDLTLKAEMRTLRQLDVSDNELESLDLSNLPSIRCVYADRNRLCELSGFERARRLDSLSIREQHGDSPLNLGFLSHVYEVRKLFLSGNFLESFEPTVDFLNLQLLDLANCGLRVLPAKMGQLMPNLRTLNVNFNALGDLTPLQFVPRLKKLLVAGNRLADSTGVTRLLTEFPHLSQLDARDNPVTLGFYAPVQVLVPAGRAEFSDPFTLPDADEERDGLFASRLDEATRLRRRLHQVVLVASCRRLRKLDGLPVRRREVLATDDVLRTLVSEGVVPDLEDAMVGRSEKVCDDDGDGDGAAARNDDAAADAEAAAQLESELEASRQQNETLGSSRWNAEDSFA